The following proteins come from a genomic window of Microbacterium sulfonylureivorans:
- a CDS encoding IniB N-terminal domain-containing protein — protein MSVTLATIAEALIEFILSLLRDPDAAAEFEDDPHGALSARGLSHVSAADVAAVTPVIVERTTVVPHSNPHGGSNQAQPSSDPVVREINNVVQNFAWIDDSDTIVDQSVNQNIWADGDVTQVFDQEAVVASGDEAIAAGEDVSIEQTEDNSTTITAGNDAVVGNETTETVVEDSYNETTDTSTTTDASTDVVVEESFTDESTTVAVEDSFTDTSTAEPAEPAETAEDVSYDSSATTYTETAAEADANAAFETTETAIVVEPTSDDEF, from the coding sequence ATGAGCGTGACTCTCGCGACCATCGCCGAGGCGTTGATCGAATTCATCCTGAGCCTCCTGCGAGATCCGGACGCGGCCGCCGAATTCGAGGACGATCCGCACGGTGCACTCAGTGCACGCGGCTTGTCACACGTCAGCGCCGCCGATGTCGCCGCAGTGACGCCCGTCATCGTCGAGCGCACCACCGTCGTTCCGCATTCGAACCCGCACGGCGGTTCGAACCAGGCACAGCCGTCGTCGGATCCCGTCGTTCGCGAGATCAACAACGTGGTCCAGAACTTCGCTTGGATCGACGACAGCGACACGATCGTCGACCAGTCGGTGAACCAGAACATCTGGGCAGACGGTGACGTGACGCAGGTCTTCGACCAGGAGGCCGTCGTGGCGTCCGGCGACGAGGCCATCGCCGCCGGCGAGGACGTGTCTATCGAGCAGACCGAGGACAACTCCACCACCATCACGGCAGGGAACGACGCGGTCGTCGGCAACGAGACGACCGAGACCGTCGTCGAAGACTCGTACAACGAGACGACCGACACGTCGACCACGACGGATGCCTCGACCGATGTCGTCGTCGAAGAGTCGTTCACAGACGAATCGACGACGGTCGCCGTCGAGGACTCGTTCACCGACACATCCACCGCCGAGCCGGCAGAGCCCGCGGAGACCGCCGAAGACGTGTCGTACGACTCGTCGGCGACGACGTACACCGAGACCGCCGCAGAGGCCGACGCGAACGCCGCGTTCGAGACCACGGAGACGGCGATCGTCGTCGAACCGACCTCCGATGACGAGTTCTGA
- a CDS encoding helix-turn-helix transcriptional regulator: MSTTHPQSDLPLANPVRWTRLALAHVERMIATADQPTRGLVVGPAGSGKTSLLRRIRRSLADSGRETLLLSPRSPLVDVPATTVVLIDDAQLLDQAAVSRITDRVADPDSSIVLARRPWPETDPLHELALSLEHSQPTIVLGHVTAGDLDHENHDSLDAACSEGILAMTGGTTWLACEAFAIHDGQPCAADPDHHAIEDALGDVIAHRMLSLDPEVRAAIETLSLRPTGFTTPLAPELRDHLLAGHAEGLLLRNGEVVPVVRQAVRATTPLDRLVDAGVIDEASGSRSWTPDFSRAPDPRRAEALLREGDAIADSAPSRARELFRRAGECGADAATVAVRRAGASWALGEIDHAARLLDSGPAPEGDEDREHAIDTAAAIWAARGAMETANAIYAAATPPLTAAQQARAAIAALGAADPLRCLPDPAPAPARPGAIGIPTTLDVSLELVVRGLRSTLTDPANPRLADLVRASEMYTASATGAPIPELPAVIAALTAINLGELDVSHAILQDAVEGGHGGPWARDRLVLWRSWVALQRERPHEVMSGLDAVRTSGRPLSPRDRLVYDAIDVALARRYEDKATMVATWRRAREGILHAQFDMFTLLPLAEFVTAAARAGDSTRVAAHFDRAVTLLDGLGAPPLWSAHLHWAGIQRGILANSPDALRPHARALVAVAPQSRLASRMAQAGRVWTSVLAGTVDPDAVEEAALGLADVGLAWDGARLAGHGAGRSDDRRDITRLLACARRLHPRDDTADARDDLSTASTPQGHGGDAVLSAREREVALLVLQGKTYSEIGMSIFISPRTAEHHIARIRRRLGATSRSDLIAKLRLVFEDASAPQEPIHAGRDIA; encoded by the coding sequence ATGTCGACGACGCACCCGCAGTCCGATCTGCCGCTCGCCAACCCCGTGAGGTGGACACGACTCGCCCTCGCCCACGTCGAGAGGATGATCGCCACCGCCGACCAGCCGACCCGAGGGCTTGTCGTCGGACCGGCCGGATCAGGCAAGACGTCGTTGCTCAGGCGCATCCGGCGATCGCTCGCCGACAGTGGACGAGAGACGCTGCTCCTGAGTCCGCGATCTCCGCTCGTCGATGTGCCGGCGACCACGGTGGTCCTCATCGACGATGCCCAGCTCCTCGACCAGGCGGCGGTGTCGCGGATCACCGACCGGGTCGCCGACCCCGACTCGAGCATCGTCCTCGCTCGTCGGCCGTGGCCGGAAACGGATCCGCTGCACGAACTGGCCCTCTCACTCGAGCATTCGCAGCCCACGATCGTCCTGGGTCACGTCACCGCCGGCGACCTCGACCACGAGAACCACGACTCGCTCGACGCCGCGTGCAGCGAAGGCATCCTCGCAATGACGGGCGGCACGACGTGGCTTGCCTGCGAGGCGTTCGCCATCCACGACGGGCAGCCGTGCGCGGCAGACCCCGATCACCACGCGATAGAGGACGCGCTCGGCGACGTCATCGCGCATCGGATGCTGAGCCTCGATCCCGAGGTCCGTGCCGCGATCGAGACGCTCAGCCTCCGACCGACCGGATTCACGACGCCGCTCGCACCGGAGTTGCGCGACCACCTCCTGGCCGGGCACGCGGAGGGACTGCTCCTCCGCAACGGCGAGGTGGTCCCCGTCGTGCGCCAGGCCGTACGCGCGACGACGCCACTCGACCGCCTCGTCGACGCCGGGGTCATCGACGAGGCGTCCGGAAGCCGCTCGTGGACTCCGGACTTCTCACGGGCGCCGGACCCACGACGCGCCGAGGCGCTCCTGCGCGAAGGCGACGCCATCGCGGACTCGGCACCGTCGCGGGCGCGCGAGCTGTTCCGGCGCGCCGGCGAATGCGGGGCGGATGCCGCCACCGTCGCCGTGCGACGTGCCGGGGCGTCCTGGGCGCTGGGGGAGATAGACCATGCGGCCCGACTGCTGGACAGCGGTCCGGCGCCGGAGGGAGACGAGGATCGCGAACATGCGATCGACACCGCTGCCGCCATCTGGGCCGCCCGGGGTGCGATGGAGACGGCGAACGCGATCTACGCTGCGGCGACTCCCCCGCTGACCGCCGCCCAGCAGGCGAGAGCCGCCATAGCCGCCCTCGGCGCGGCCGATCCGCTCCGGTGCCTGCCCGACCCGGCACCGGCTCCGGCCCGACCGGGAGCAATCGGCATCCCCACCACGCTGGATGTCTCGTTGGAGCTCGTCGTCCGAGGTCTGCGGTCGACGCTGACGGACCCCGCGAATCCCCGGCTCGCCGATCTCGTTCGCGCCAGCGAGATGTACACAGCCTCGGCGACAGGCGCACCGATCCCCGAGCTCCCGGCCGTCATCGCCGCTCTGACCGCGATCAACCTCGGTGAGCTCGACGTCAGCCACGCGATTCTCCAGGACGCCGTCGAGGGCGGGCACGGCGGTCCGTGGGCACGCGATCGGCTCGTGCTCTGGCGATCCTGGGTGGCCCTGCAGCGCGAGCGGCCGCACGAGGTCATGAGCGGTCTCGACGCCGTGCGCACATCCGGTCGTCCCCTCAGCCCTCGGGACCGCCTGGTGTACGACGCGATAGACGTCGCGCTGGCAAGACGGTACGAGGACAAGGCGACGATGGTCGCCACCTGGCGTCGAGCGCGCGAAGGCATCCTCCACGCGCAGTTCGACATGTTCACCCTGCTCCCGCTCGCCGAGTTCGTCACCGCCGCCGCCAGAGCAGGCGACAGCACGCGCGTGGCGGCTCACTTCGACCGAGCCGTCACGCTGCTCGACGGGCTCGGCGCGCCGCCGCTGTGGTCGGCTCACCTGCACTGGGCAGGCATCCAGCGGGGGATCCTCGCCAACAGCCCCGATGCGCTCAGACCCCACGCCAGGGCTCTCGTCGCCGTCGCGCCGCAGAGCCGGCTCGCGTCGCGCATGGCGCAGGCGGGCCGGGTCTGGACGTCGGTCCTCGCGGGCACCGTCGACCCCGACGCAGTGGAGGAGGCGGCTCTCGGCCTCGCGGATGTCGGCCTGGCCTGGGACGGGGCACGTCTGGCCGGCCACGGAGCGGGACGCTCGGACGATCGGAGAGACATCACGCGCCTGCTGGCGTGCGCACGCCGGCTCCATCCGCGCGACGACACCGCGGACGCTCGCGACGATCTGTCGACCGCTTCCACCCCTCAGGGACACGGCGGCGACGCGGTCCTCAGCGCACGTGAGCGCGAGGTCGCGCTCCTCGTCCTGCAGGGGAAGACGTACAGCGAGATCGGAATGTCGATCTTCATCTCCCCCCGGACCGCAGAGCACCACATCGCCCGCATCCGTCGCCGACTCGGCGCGACGTCACGCTCGGATCTCATCGCGAAGCTCCGCCTCGTCTTCGAGGATGCCTCCGCCCCTCAAGAACCGATCCACGCCGGCAGGGATATCGCATGA
- a CDS encoding Hsp70 family protein: MPFRLGRVADTAPSAAFVAEGEVMFGDAAERRGPGNPGRLVRDFSRRVGDDVPIIAGDRRLAAEDLFARMIAWVVDSVTAQKGASPSALAVTVPVAWGEYRRDLIRAALAREGWPDVDVLSVPEAAAHQYEDSTPLPAHHALAVYDLGGGTFDAVVMRKSATGRLETAGDPTGMNDFGGADFDDAVFRHVVAAAGIDIRDSDPSAYLGLAALRRECVDAKEALSYDGEAVIPVLVQGSHGSVRLTRGEFEAMIEKDIERTIDRFAQALESTGLDGEEIDAILLIGGSSRIPRVAQLLSERFDRPIAVDADPKAIAALGAARIAAERRLVGEPAVDEVVAVAAVEETAPADTGASRRRWFRRVPASAYTTGTALALAGGLVVTTATALGIPALPTRADLASASDASTGPPGASAGLGIADRSELGEYETGALDAPPDASPGALPYPAPGRSRVADDLTERPPATGRTSGGATPSAGRRTVAATPAREQTPPPTASAPRPAPKPATGGEIAEPRGPSDPAPEPAPAVLDPEPASTEPAAEPSLPEPAPTPAATSPDAPPDPAAADPTPDDTPDPPPADPTPDAPPDDTQASPADTGPAHETEPPPDVLPGDATATAL, from the coding sequence ATGCCGTTCCGTCTCGGCCGAGTCGCCGATACCGCCCCGAGCGCTGCCTTCGTGGCGGAGGGGGAGGTGATGTTCGGCGACGCCGCCGAGCGGCGTGGCCCGGGCAATCCCGGACGGCTCGTCCGCGACTTCTCCCGCCGAGTCGGCGACGACGTCCCGATCATCGCGGGAGATCGCCGACTCGCGGCCGAAGACCTCTTCGCGCGGATGATCGCCTGGGTCGTCGACTCCGTCACCGCGCAGAAGGGGGCATCGCCCTCGGCTCTGGCCGTCACCGTTCCGGTGGCATGGGGCGAGTACAGACGCGACCTCATCCGTGCGGCCCTCGCCCGCGAGGGCTGGCCGGACGTCGACGTGCTCTCGGTTCCCGAGGCGGCTGCGCACCAGTACGAGGACTCGACACCCCTCCCCGCTCATCACGCGCTCGCCGTCTACGATCTCGGCGGGGGAACGTTCGACGCCGTCGTCATGCGCAAGTCGGCGACAGGTCGGCTCGAGACAGCGGGCGATCCGACCGGAATGAACGACTTCGGCGGCGCCGACTTCGACGACGCGGTGTTCCGGCATGTCGTGGCGGCGGCGGGCATCGACATACGTGACAGCGACCCGAGCGCCTACCTCGGTCTCGCCGCGCTGCGCCGGGAATGCGTGGATGCGAAGGAGGCGCTCTCGTACGACGGCGAAGCGGTCATCCCGGTCCTCGTGCAGGGCAGTCACGGCTCCGTCCGTCTCACTCGGGGAGAGTTCGAGGCGATGATCGAAAAGGACATCGAACGGACCATCGACCGATTCGCCCAGGCCCTGGAGAGCACCGGCCTCGACGGCGAGGAGATCGATGCGATTCTCCTGATCGGCGGTTCGTCCCGGATCCCCCGCGTGGCGCAGCTTCTGTCCGAGCGCTTCGATCGTCCGATCGCCGTCGATGCCGATCCGAAGGCGATCGCGGCGCTCGGCGCAGCCCGCATCGCCGCGGAGCGCCGGCTTGTCGGCGAACCCGCCGTCGACGAGGTCGTCGCCGTCGCGGCCGTCGAGGAGACTGCGCCCGCCGACACCGGTGCGTCACGTCGGAGATGGTTCCGACGCGTGCCCGCATCCGCGTACACCACGGGCACCGCACTCGCCCTCGCAGGCGGGCTGGTCGTGACGACCGCGACCGCACTGGGGATACCGGCGCTTCCGACCCGGGCTGATCTGGCGTCGGCGTCAGATGCTTCGACCGGCCCGCCCGGGGCGAGCGCCGGGCTCGGCATTGCGGACCGCTCGGAACTCGGCGAGTACGAGACGGGCGCCCTGGACGCGCCGCCCGATGCATCACCCGGTGCGCTGCCGTACCCGGCGCCCGGGCGGAGCCGGGTCGCCGATGATCTCACGGAACGACCTCCCGCCACAGGGCGGACCAGCGGTGGCGCGACGCCGTCGGCAGGACGTCGGACGGTCGCCGCGACGCCCGCCCGGGAGCAGACTCCGCCGCCGACGGCGAGCGCTCCCCGGCCCGCGCCGAAGCCGGCCACAGGCGGCGAAATCGCCGAACCTCGGGGGCCGAGCGACCCCGCCCCCGAGCCGGCGCCGGCCGTGCTCGATCCGGAACCGGCGTCGACAGAGCCCGCGGCCGAACCGTCGCTCCCCGAGCCCGCGCCTACTCCGGCGGCGACGTCTCCGGACGCGCCGCCTGACCCGGCCGCCGCCGACCCGACGCCGGACGACACGCCGGATCCTCCACCCGCCGACCCCACTCCCGACGCGCCTCCGGACGACACGCAGGCGTCTCCCGCAGACACCGGGCCCGCGCACGAAACCGAGCCCCCGCCCGACGTTCTGCCGGGTGACGCGACCGCTACCGCCCTCTGA
- the groES gene encoding co-chaperone GroES, producing MSVSIKPLEDRIVIKQVEAEQTTASGLVIPDTAKEKPQEGEVVAVGPGRIDDNGNRVPLDVAVGDRVLYSKYGGTEVKFGADEFLVLSARDVLAVVVR from the coding sequence GTGTCGGTTTCCATCAAGCCGCTCGAGGACCGCATCGTCATCAAGCAGGTCGAGGCCGAGCAGACCACCGCGAGTGGCCTCGTCATCCCCGACACCGCCAAGGAGAAGCCCCAGGAGGGTGAAGTCGTCGCCGTCGGCCCCGGCCGCATCGACGACAACGGCAACCGCGTCCCGCTCGACGTCGCCGTCGGCGACCGCGTGCTCTACAGCAAGTACGGCGGGACCGAGGTCAAGTTCGGCGCCGACGAGTTCCTCGTCCTGTCCGCTCGCGACGTCCTGGCGGTCGTCGTCCGCTGA
- the rarD gene encoding EamA family transporter RarD → MDPAAAHRAQLAREHTLGGVYAFTAYLLWGFLPLYFLLLMPIGPFELVAWRILLSLVFCALLLTVTRGWSRIAAIFRQPRLLGLTAVAGGLIYINWQVFILGALTGHVIETSLGYFINPIATVLLAVLVLRERLRATQWVAIGIATLAVLVIIVGYGSFPWIALTLAASFSLYGLVKKRVGPSVDAVSGLTLESLWLVPIAGVILIVVNATTGLVFGSEGTLHTVLLSLVGVVTAIPLLFFAAGARRASLTLIGLLQFVAPILQFTIGAWLLQEPMPVERWIGFGLVWLALIVLTVDSVVHARRTRVAAVAAATASV, encoded by the coding sequence GTGGATCCGGCGGCGGCCCACCGCGCGCAGCTCGCCCGCGAGCACACCCTCGGCGGCGTGTACGCGTTCACCGCGTACCTCCTCTGGGGCTTCCTCCCGCTGTACTTCCTGCTCCTGATGCCGATCGGGCCGTTCGAGCTGGTCGCGTGGCGCATCCTCCTGTCGCTGGTGTTCTGCGCGCTGCTGCTGACGGTGACGCGCGGGTGGTCGCGCATCGCCGCGATCTTCCGGCAGCCGCGCCTTCTCGGGCTGACGGCCGTCGCCGGCGGGCTGATCTACATCAACTGGCAGGTCTTCATCCTGGGCGCCCTCACCGGGCATGTGATCGAGACGAGCCTCGGCTACTTCATCAATCCGATCGCGACCGTGCTCCTCGCCGTGCTCGTGCTGCGCGAGCGGCTGCGAGCCACCCAGTGGGTCGCGATCGGCATCGCCACCCTCGCGGTGCTCGTCATCATCGTCGGGTACGGCTCGTTCCCGTGGATCGCCCTGACCCTCGCGGCGAGCTTCAGCCTCTACGGGCTGGTCAAGAAGCGCGTCGGCCCGTCGGTGGATGCGGTGAGCGGACTGACGCTGGAGTCCCTGTGGCTCGTCCCGATCGCCGGCGTGATCCTCATCGTCGTGAACGCGACGACCGGCCTCGTGTTCGGGTCGGAAGGGACGCTCCACACCGTTCTGCTCAGTCTCGTCGGCGTGGTCACGGCGATCCCGCTGCTGTTCTTCGCGGCCGGCGCCCGCCGCGCGTCGCTCACCCTCATCGGACTGCTGCAGTTCGTCGCGCCGATCTTGCAGTTCACGATCGGCGCATGGCTCCTGCAGGAGCCGATGCCGGTCGAGCGCTGGATCGGCTTCGGCCTGGTGTGGCTTGCGCTCATCGTGCTCACGGTCGATTCCGTCGTCCACGCCCGCCGCACCCGCGTGGCGGCGGTGGCCGCGGCGACCGCGTCCGTCTGA
- a CDS encoding metal-sensitive transcriptional regulator has protein sequence MHDEDLASTVAVVDDHSHHGYITDKDKYLNRLKRIEGQARGIHKMVEDEKYCIDILTQISALTSALEAVAVGLLDDHLRHCVVDAARLGGPEADAKITEATQAIARLVR, from the coding sequence ATGCACGATGAGGACCTCGCGTCGACCGTCGCGGTCGTCGACGACCACAGTCACCATGGCTACATCACCGACAAGGACAAGTACCTCAACCGCCTCAAGCGGATCGAGGGGCAGGCCCGCGGCATCCACAAGATGGTCGAGGACGAGAAGTACTGCATCGACATCCTCACGCAGATCAGCGCGCTGACGAGCGCCCTGGAGGCTGTCGCGGTGGGACTGCTCGACGATCACCTGAGGCACTGCGTGGTGGATGCCGCGCGCCTCGGCGGCCCCGAGGCGGACGCCAAGATCACCGAGGCCACGCAGGCCATCGCCCGCCTGGTGCGCTGA